AAATGTAACAGCTTGGGCTACAGCTGTGCTTCTACTGGGGGACCGTTTAAGCTGAAACCACGTGAAATACATGTTCAGGCATGGAGTTCCATCCTCACAGTAAAAGAGGTAAGATGTATCGAATTCTTTCATAAGCTACTGccattttaaagactttttttttttgaatgtgcACAGCGCAATGGAGCTCCTCCTAGTGGCCGATGAGTAATCGCACTGACATCAGTAGAAGAGACGTGCTTAGCTCGCAACGGcacagcttgctcttcagttgaatggtaagatgtttgtcTTCGTACTTTACAGTTTGCTGTTCGTGTCCAGCCATAGCCTTTCTGCTCAATGCAATGGACTGCGCTGCCAATTCATTACAACAGCATTCCTGATTAAACACAATACCGAAAAGCCCACTGAACAAGCAAACACGCATATCTTACAAAACAGCGATTTGCAAATCCAGCTTTCCTCCAAGAAAGATCTATATCAGATATCCTGTTTGCATGTTTGCTGCCAAATTAGCAACAAGTACAATCGCGGCATAAAAAAAGATATCAAAGGAgtgttttctttccaaaacctCTGAACACGCTGATGCCATTCCCAATGTCAAGCACACATTTCCCTTTCTCAGGGGATGCTGCTTCAGGGAAAGTAAACACACTGCTCGGATTAGGTTGATTGTGCCTTCAAATAATTGCTTAAATAACCTGTATTTAAAGAGCAACAGGATTGCTGTAAAGCACTGTTGTATCTTCAACTCAATCTGCATTTGGACTATGCAAATATTATTCAATCATTCTGCAATGGGAATCTCATGCCCTCTGTATTAACTAGCAGAGAAACTCCTCTCCTGTAACATCAAGTTCATACCAGCTCTATTATTACAGCTCTGCTGTACAGAAAAGAGAGAATCATACCCAAAGACAGCTTGGGCTTTCCATTCGGTCCTGACCAGTTCCCCTGGGAATACTAGCTTTTTAAGCTAAGGGAGATTTAAAGCATGTGAATCATTGTATTAGTTTGTTCAGCTTCAAAAAAATATGCGTTagttatggggaaaaaaatgcatatctgtatttaaaaaaacctgCATGTTCCATGATTCCTCTGAtaacattgctttctttttttttgttctatgtaTTCATTGGGCCAGattatttaaagttacattttttaaactattaaatcaCTCTTTGAAACAAGTTCCACGATCAGAAAGGATCTGTAATAGtataaaacaaagaagaaactACTCAGAACAGGACATCACCTGCTTATACCGACAACTTAGTCAGTTTATATTTTACCATTAAAAATGTGTCGCCTCAGGTTTTGGGACGAGGGTTGCCAAACGTCCCGGAaaaactgggattgtcccagttttcagccttgaTATTTTGTTCCGGCCTTCGTTTTACAGCTTCTTAGGGAGTGGATGCCTAATACTGAGGgttacagacccccccccccacaaactcCTCACAGGTAAACTATAAATCCAAACCGTTGCTTGAATGAAATAATGAAGCAGCACCACCTGATAACGTGGGGGTGATCACACTTCACATTGACTGCTGTCCGTGCCTCAATATCCCCTCGGCGAAACTATCCCATAATTCCACATGCTATTCTGAATGTGTCCAGGCACTGCATTAATCCATGGATAGTTTACCACTAGAGTCATCTTGGGACTGACACCACTAAATGCATTTCAGTTGCCAGATTTGAATGGTTAGCACAATGCCCCACCGTCtgctttcaatgtttttttaacaGCTCATATCAGCTTATTGAATATGTTATGCATCACTGACTATTATCAAGTTTGACCAAGAGCTTCATACAGATCTTTGAGTTATTATAaccaaggaaaaaaataagaacaatctTTTCAAAGTTGAAAAACTGGCGTCTCCGCCAGCTGTTCGACACTGAGCTCAGTTTATGACTTAATCTGAGATATTTACGAGCAAGACCCCGTACTTTAAACACATTCCCAGCATGGAGCGTTGAGGGTCTCCAGAACAATGCTGTTACCTCACCTTGCTTTTGAAACCTTGTCTGAATGCCGAGTTTCTCTGTCGGAAGGTTGTAAAACATTGGAATGATATGTGTCTGTGCTTTTAATAGGTCTGCCGTTTGGAAAGTGATTGAAAGCCAGTCAGCCAGTATTAACAGTATGCTGgatttttaaattgcaataaccaaggatttaaacaaacaaaaaaataatttccaaaatGTGCTGAGTTTCCCTCAGCTGTCAATGCTTTTGACCTGTTAGTGAAAGCCTCATAAGAATATCAGTGCTtgcctggttcctagtagctggttgatctcaaaacattgAGACTtaaaggatccaaatgattcATGGCTACGTAACCTATGGGAACCCATTTCATATCCTCACCACTCCCTGTGTAAAGAGGTCTCCTGCTTTCCATcgtctatctccacttcattccCAAAGTTTTGACCCATGTGCACCAGactgggggaggggtgggggtagGGGGGGTAGAGGTAGGGGGTACAGTACCTACAACaaatttcacacatttttttaaacattcttgtAATCCGAGGAGGCATACCGTATAATTGCTCCGCTATTTCAGCCAACTAAACCTAATTCAGTTTTAATGAAACGTCTACCCCCCTCACGTCATTCATTATGGCAAGTGCAATACCTGAGAATTATTAAATTACCCCAACCCCTGCCAACTCCACTTCGTGCCTCTCTGATTTCATCAGGGTTTCGAACACTAATTACAAACAAGCTGTGAAATGGTGCCGGGAGGCCCAGTTTGCATCTACGAGGAACACCTTGTAATCTTTCAAGCTCAGCGGAATCTAAACCCTTTTTACAatcctgaataataataataataataataataataataataataataataataataataaaccttttcAGTGAACATTGCACAGGTCCCAGGCTTCATGCAGATGAACGATGAACCaatgaaagaaaaagagaacGACGACAatggttcattttaaatgatataattTACAACTTGAATTAAGTGCAGTGCACATCCAATCATGTGCTGATAATGACAATCAGTTTGTTGCATCTCCCAAGCTGTGATCTTGCACAAGccttttattttgcaggttgcacagtggctgtcgtgggtctgcaggttttaatgcCCCTTTGCGGCtctgagctgtgattggctgatctCCACTGCAATGATTATCACACTCCCAAATCATATGGTTACACAAGTTTATTAAAGGTTTATGTAAAGGCACGACAGAGTGGGGAGAGCCCGTTCGCATCGTGGCTGTGCAAAGTGTCGATCTTCACGGGGTGAGAAAAGGATTTGGAACACTAAAGcaatgctttcattttttaatgcagaTTACTTTCTGCACTCCTCATGCCTGCGATGACAACACAGTGCACAGTCACCAGCCAGTCACACAGAAGATGACCTACTGGACTGAAAGAGATGGAAACTATTACGGGAGAGATTTACTGATTTAAAGGAGAATGCGCTGCAGCTGGGGTGTTTGGGTCTGGAGAGTTCAAAATCCCTGGTTGCAGAGGGAGAATTAGCTTAGTGGAAATGCATGAAACTCGAAGTGCCTTGGGAGGGAAGAGGGGAGATTAGCATCAACAACCAAACCAGCAGCTATATTTACTGAGGCCATCAAAGCTGCCCGTACTTCACCTTGGGGATTTCACTCCAGTGACCCAGAACAGCTGCTAACTGTATAATCCTGTGGTCTTGAACCCATGTCAGGGTCACTTACTAACCATTAACCCTTAAACTAGAGGACTGAAAGAGCAACTTGCTGCAAGTTTGGAAAAATCACGATTCTCTTTCAAAGTGACAAGGGCTGACAACACGACTCCATACAACTTATTCTttctgcacttccattagctgcaCCTGGCCAATATTTCGCCCCTGGTTAAAGCATTTTGAATCGTGGGTGGGAACGGTGCATATGGTAATACAAATACAAGAAGCCAAGTCTGTCTttgtagttatgtatttatttgaattccTTAACTATCTAATTGGATTGCATTGGATGAGCATCAGAGTTGCAATTCAAATTGTAAAGAAATGGAATACCCAACAACATTGAAAAGTAGTTAATGATCACATACAGAACTAAAAGCTCTCTCTTGACTCAGCTGATTACTTTCTAATAGTgccattaagaacataagaacataagaacataagaaagtttacaaacgagaggaggccattcggcccatcttgctcgtttggttgttagtagcttattgatcccaaaatctcatcaagcagcttcttgaaggatcccagggtgtcagcttcaacaacattactggggagttgattccagaccctcacaattctctgtgtaaaaaagtgtctcctattttctgttctgaatgcccctttttctaaactccatttgtgacccctggtccttgtttcttttttcaggctgaaaaagtcccttgcgtcgacactgtcaataccttttagaattttgaatgcttgaattaggtcgccacgtagtcttctttgttcaagactgaacagattcaattcttttagcctgtctgcatatgacatgccttttaatcccggaataattctggtcgctcttctttgcactctttctagagcagcaatatcttttttatagcgaggtgaccagaactgcacacaatattcaagatgaggtcttacaagtgcattgtacagttttaacattacttcccttgatttaaattcaacacttttcacaatgtatccgagtatcttgttagccttttttatagcttccccacattgcctagatgaagatatttctgagtcaacaaaaactcctaggtctttttcatagattccttctccaatttcaatatctcccatatgatatttataatgtacatttttatttcctgcgtgcagtaccttacacttttctctattaaatgtcatttgccatgtgtctgcccagtatGTACCAGTCCTATGTACGTTGTACATGTATCTTGTACTAAACGGTAAAAACTATTCTAGTTTCGTAAGGATTAGTAATGGAATGAAGGTATCCGGCAAACATATAGTGAAGTAAATTGGACGTCGCCCAATAAATTTAACTTTCTACAACACAGTCCAATCTACCAAATAAAAGCCTTGTAAAGGAAAGCACACTAGCCAGGTCTTCAGTGTGCTTGAAACACAGCAATGCCCAGGTATGGGGAGCATTCGGATCCATGCTAAAGAATATCATCCATTACATTTTACCAGCGTGCAGCCAGCACAAGAATCCCATCAgtcttacctgctgtgcactgTCGTTCGCTATACTGCTCTCAAACAACACGTGTTATAGGAAACGTattgatgttttaaaacatgttgtgtgGTACTACACTCAGGTGaggaaatctctgtttgcaaggcATGCTTTCAGGTAGCCAGTTCACCAGGAGAGTGACATTGCCCCCACCCCTTCAAGGCTTTCTTTCCTGTCGTGCTTTGAAGGCAGGAATATTTAACTTAGTGTTTGTACTAGAtaacatgtttcaaaatgaacatTTGTGTTTGCTTAAAACAGAGCTAGCTTTCAAAACGACCCATTTGACAGCTTAGTAATGGCATGGAAAGATGCACGGAGATGATTCTGTTGGGTGGGGAGaatgtattgtaaatagtgtCCTGGGCTCGCAAAGACAGCATCTGCAAACTATCCACCTCTCAGCTCATCACATCAGCCTGCAATCCAAACTTGTCAAGGGGTTCTTCTGCTTTGTGGGGGCTGGCTGCCTTCATTGCATACCCTCCCACTCCTCCTCTGTACACACGAAcagcaagaaaaataaacttcTCTAAACCGCGACTGCATCCCCTTTAAACAAACGTGACCCGGACCTCTGTGAGACTCGCGGATCAGCTCGACATGTCCCATTGCTTTTCAATGAGACAGAACTTGAAATAACATTGGCACAGTTCTCATGTCAAAGCAGCTAGAACATTTGAACTCACAGCTCAGCTAAGAGCCTCTCGCTGACCCAGAGGAATGTTAAAGAAAGCGTGGAAATGTTTcagatgtgtctgtgtttgttaacGGTCACTTTCTGACGTCCTCGGACACAGGTTTGCTATTGAGAAAGCCTTTCCTGTTAATTGAAAGGATGCGGACAAACATGTCAATTAAGATACAGAGTGAAGTGGTGCTGTAAGAAAAGggtttgttaccaggaggttcccggttcaatCCCAGCCCTGACTCACTGtgggtgaccctgagcaagtcacttaacctccttgtgctctgtccttcgggtgagacgtaaaaccgagatCCTATTGGaattgactctgcagcagcagcaggagttgatgatgcagagttcaccccccagtctctgtaagtcgctttggataaaagcatcttctAAATGACTGATTAATATTATTGAATAGCAATAATGTACTTTTGCATTGGCTGTAGTGGATCAGTCTTGCTTATTTTCAATTTGCCTGTAAAGTTACTTAGATCATCATCAGGAAGCTGTTTTCATGTGATATTAGAAGAGGAATGATGATTCAGGTTCCTGTGCGCCCGGCTGATTGCCAGGTGCATGCAATAAAGACAGCTAGCGCCACTGCTGGAGAAGCCTGTGCTTCACAATCAGAGAGCCGTTTCTGCACCAAGGCGACACTATCATACTGAAAATTATCCAGCAATGATCCAGGACTAGACTAGGATTTAGAGTCTCCCGCCTAAAACTTTGCACAGCTATTGTCAATCAGCTGACCCAAACATCCCAAAACATCCGTGCCCACCTCCTGTACGGGACGATAACCcgcttcatttccagctgtgtgcTCCGGTCCTGTGCTCGACTTTGTCGACTCCTTCTAagagtttagaaactccaaactCTTCAGGTCCAATGGATTGCCTGGACGAAAGGCAGATGAAGGCAGTTCTGCtgacatttttacacacacacacacacacacacacacacacacacacacacacacacacacacacacacacacacatggtggtttattaaataaaaataataataataaatcatttgagTGTCCCTCACCACAGCCTCTTCATACTCGGCCTCTATTTACATATTTTGCAGGTTGCTGTATCTGtttaccagagagagagagacagcacccaATCGCATCATTGGAGAACTCTGCTAAACATTCATTGTTGTGCTGgtttttctctgtttattttcctggaAAGTATTCGGTATTTAATAGCACGCATATTCTGGTAAACACCCTCCGCGTTTGTTTGTAGTTTCAAGCTAACAGGATAAGTGTTTTTTATGCAAGATGCTGGCCTGAACAAACCCACTGATAGCACAGTTAAGTAAACAGTAACGCACGGGGAAGTGTGACTTTAGTTTTACTGAGACACCGCGCCTCTTGCCTCACAGCACACctgggttgttttttaaaagccctCCAAGTTTAGACATCCGTTTTTACGGCAAGTGAGGAAGGCGCTTGAGAAAAGAGTTAATTCCAAACCCTGAACGGGAATGCGCTATTAAACGGGGGGATTAACTCTGATCATTTTGAAACCGCTGCATACAGTCAAAGCAAAGCTGCAGAATGCATAATCCAATACGAACTGGGAAATTCCACTTCTAGAGTTGTCATACTTCCAGCATGCCTTACACCGCACGCAGATGCTAATCTGTGACCTCTAGAGCATGATTCATCTTCCTCTGTACTAATAAAAAACCTCCCTGTTCAAGTAGTGATTTCCATTGAGTTCCattattaatttgcttttttgGACATTTCCTTCTGTATCATGAAAGCAGCTGCGTGCACCTGCGTATAACTGCTGTGTATGTATGGACCCGATTACAATACTGTGCTCAGTGTGACCTGTTGTCCTTTGACGGGCAATTTGAGATTCGAATTTCTAATGCTCTCAGATCTCACTGGAGAGTGTGTGCGATTGGCGACACCTTGTGGACAAAATTCATCATTGCGCTACTCGTTCAGAGAGTTCTTCAATGGAAGGCAGAACCCTCGTGTTTAATGGCAGGACACAATGAAGCGATAGCCTGTCACTACTGGCTTGGCTGTTCTCAGCACTGTTTAAAGGGGAATCCATTACAGTTTCCTTTAATCTTTACCGTGATCATTTATCTTtgtccatggttatactatacatttactacAGTTTACCGTGGCTTTATGTACATGCTTGTctgtacctctctgggctttacaaggCTTTCGCTATTCTTTATTACACATCGCTGTGCAGAAAAGCGGTTATTTAATGATAACTAATGAAAAAGTAAGATCTCTACGTCACTATCAGTGCTTCTAATACAGAGTCCCgcagaaacaaaatgtaaaagatctctggtgccctctgctgGAAAACTATTGCGTGTACACTTAAAACAGTTCCCATAGCGATGACTGCAACGGTACCCAGTCTGTTAGAATGCAAAAATTCATATcatatctttaataaaaaaaaaaatctctacaaaGTTGCAAAGCTATTCCAAATCTTCCTAAAGCATTGTGTGCAATATTGAACAccacttttctttctttataataataacctGGCTTTCCCTCGGCACTTTAAAAAAGGGCGCTTGTGTCGAATACGGCTTGTGACGTGATGCGCAGTAAGCAGACGGTAACAGTGTCTGGAAATCAGCCGCTAAGACAAACAACAAAGGCGAGATTCTCAGCGTTATCTCCTCCAGAATGTCATcagcaatcattttattttgagaaagaacaaatacacacaatgcaaagttactatatatatatatatatatatatattataatatatatcatatttaataatttgttatttggggtaagggggggtgggggagctGATGGGTGGGGGCTTCGAGCAATACCACccaactacccccccccccccccacatgagtcagccccccccccccccccccccccaatgtaaaCACATGTGATGCATGCTGGATGTCCGGCCCTGTGCAATGCATTCCAGTCAGGAACAGGTTAAGTTTACAGACACAGCGTGGAACAGGGCTAGGCTGTACAGCAACAGACCTTACTGAAGTATGTATTTAATATGTCAACTTAAAAATATcttgccttcttttttttttgtatccacaATGTTAGCGGGAAAGGGTCTCCATTATGTCTTCTGGTAGAATTTTCATggcatcattttgtagtttctttgattacatggtgtaaTAAAAGATCTTTATATAAGAATTATGTCTCGATGGTAAAATtcttttggccttagctgtagcTCCAGTTCCCTTTATCTAGGCTAGTGCTGCATTAGTATAATAAAGTTGATCAGATGGCTATGCAATgatttgattttagttttgtatatatattttgtcctTGTTACAACAACAGTGAAATATGTttcatactctctctctctctctcattatttaaaagtctatatttttaaaattgtcagAGCAGCGGTATTTGCTGTCCATAACCCAGGTGCAGGTGAGATGCGGCAGACATGGGCAGGTGTGGTGCTGTCTCTTCCCGTAGAAGGGCACCTGCAATTAGCAAGCAGAGGAAAACAATGTCATGCCAGCCAGAAATCGGGATATACAAAACCAACCAGCAAAAAAAGCATGTATACATTAGTTTGTATTGACTTTACCTTTGGAATTTTGCTCTTCACAGTTTCACACCAAGGTTTAGTTTATCTGCAGCAAATCttttcatatttccatccctggttttCCATTTTCACTGCTTGAAAGTTTACTATGGCGCACAGTGCCTCCGTGTGGCCAAATGTTGTAATTACTTCAATTATCTTTAAGGGTAAAGTTATAGGTCTCCTAAAGTTCTTAATACCTGCACTTTTAAtacctgcaccccccccccccccccccccccccccccccccccacacacacacacacacacattgtttaaaatgtctgGAGTAACTCAACCAGATGACACCCACAGTTTCCAAACAGAAGTTTACTCCTTAAAGCCAGAGATTATTGAGAGCCTGTCTAATCCTGCCACTCAGCCCAGTCACAATAAACACCAGGCTTCCAGAGCTCGGCAGACCCAGGCTCTCCTGGGAAATTCAGCGCTGTTATTAACTTTCTTTTCACAGAACTCTAATCCCTGCCAGGAAGTGATGTATTATTCAGGGAATCTCTCGCTGCTCAATATCTGTTTATCAGCAGCGTTTCTGAAAGCACACCAGAGATCGGCGCTGATTGGGCTCCTGTTGAAGCAGCCGGCTTGGAATAAAATGAGATCTTTGACTTTGACAGATGAATGTGTGTCTACTTAAGATCTGGCCTCTGATGTTGGGTCAATGACCTCCTCCACTTGCACAGGGCAGAACTAATGCTGTTGTAATGTATGTTCCGCCAGCGTTTCCACCGGTCTCTGATTAACTCTGATTTTTTTTTGACTGAGGTTTTCTTCAGCTCTCTCAAGCGGTTTTGCGTCTTCATTTTGTCTAaacgtgtttttctttttttcttttcgagtttaattaaagactggagaaaACTTTTTACAAAGCCACAGTTCCGATAACTTACATTTCAGACCAAGCTGCtctcatataaaaataaaagctgtttttcacTAGAATGAAATCTTCTTGCCCGTACCTTGTGACTGAAGGGGTGGCACTcgtccccctctctccctctcgggGTGCACATGCGTAGACCCCGGAGCCACAGGCTGACAGCACAGCACGAGCCCAGTCCGCACTGCAAGTCCCTCTCACAGGCctggggacacacacacacacacacacacacacacacacacacacacacacacacacacacacacacacacacacacacacacacacacacacatctcttacAGGAGGCCTGACAACTAGCGCATCAACTGATTCCATAGTACTTGCTATATACACAGCTTTATACAGTGTGAGGAACTGTTTTAGCTCTTGCCCCTGCTTTGCTGtatggttttgcatcacctagaatttaaggattgattacaaaatgaaaaaaaaaaaaatatgaatttagatattttatttaacatcatgtaatcaaactacGAAACGATATCGCAAATTTTGggtagtttttcattaagtgtatggaaaactacaaagcggtatgcaattcaatgtgttaatgtaGCTGAGAAAGATTCAGGAAGAAAAGAGCACTGACACAAGTCTCCtcatgaagtattttttttaagtcttcgAGCGGCACTGGACGTTTCTGTcaatatttctgaaaataaaatgtgttcccTGTTCGCACAATTTAATAATGGTGCAATCGTCACGCGCTGAGGTTGTGAATGAAGAGAAAGGCAACCCCACAGTTTCAGCGCGTGCTGGCTGTGCATTACTGAGCTGGTGAGGAGAGGGTGTGCCTGGATTCTGCCCTGCGCTTCATAGTGATCGTGGTTTTAAACAAGACCAATTCAGAGATCTGCCACTCAACAGGCAGTTAGAGCATCCCTGAATAGAACAGTTAcatgagaaataaatacaaatccatcAGTTAATTAAAAGTTGTGATGCTTTACATGCTTTGTGTTATAGATTTCCTAAGTCAAAAATATTTACACCTATGGAAAACCTCTGTCCCTTTAAAACAATTTAGCTTGAAAAAGTGCACCATGCGTTTCCTGCCTATTGATTTACTCTGATACAGCGCTATCAGAAAAACgaacaaacacataaaataagtttgatatactattatttattatacacaatCAAGTGCCAATTCTGCTTTGTAATAAAATAGTACAATATCCTTAACTTTTATATGGCAGGTGTACATCAGCCTACATCAGTTTATATATCGtacttgtatgtatgtatgtgcatgtTATTTATACATTACTCTAGAAAATGCAATAACAGCTTGAAAAATTGAAACAATCCAAAACTAAAACCTCTTCCAGTCTTCCACACATGAGGACAACAAAGAACCACACAAAGAGGACACCAAAGAACCACACAAAGAGGACAACAAAGAACCACACAAAGAGGACAACACAGAATCACACAAAGAGGACAACACAGAACCACACAAAGAGGACAACACAGAATCACACATGAGGACAACACAGAACCACACAAAGAGGACAACACAGAACCACACAAAGAGGACAACACAGAACCACACAAAGAGGACAACACAGAATCACACATGAGGACAACACAGAACCACACAAAGAGGACAACACAGAACCACACAAAGAGGACAACACTGAACCACACATGAGGACAACACAGAACCACACATGAGGACAACATAGAACCCTGCAGGTGAAGTGAGGTGTGGGTTTGTAAACTCAGGAGGGATCATTATCAGTGTAGAAGAGTACTTACCCCAGTGATCACGGCACACCTGGTGCTAGTGAGTAAAGCCAAGAGGAAGGTGAATAGCAGAGCGATCCTCATCATTGCAGCACCTTGGCAGGAGCTTGTTGGAAGGTGGAGAGTCTCTTCCAGTGCTGCTCAGTCTCTGTTGGGATGCTCAAGCTGGATGTGTTGGACCAGTCTcccccctctatctctctctgtgtgtctctctctctctc
Above is a window of Polyodon spathula isolate WHYD16114869_AA chromosome 25, ASM1765450v1, whole genome shotgun sequence DNA encoding:
- the LOC121299442 gene encoding prokineticin-1-like, encoding MMRIALLFTFLLALLTSTRCAVITGACERDLQCGLGSCCAVSLWLRGLRMCTPRGREGDECHPFSHKVPFYGKRQHHTCPCLPHLTCTWVMDSKYRCSDNFKNIDF